Proteins from a single region of Thamnophis elegans isolate rThaEle1 unplaced genomic scaffold, rThaEle1.pri scaffold_269_arrow_ctg1, whole genome shotgun sequence:
- the B3GNT5 gene encoding lactosylceramide 1,3-N-acetyl-beta-D-glucosaminyltransferase — MYVNSRRIRKYQFVHIFATCFVLCFLFFSVEIDSPSFAQYMKSLSYRFLINGYTFVNDNLTTSRCNRVARHRYLINHEEKCQGQDVLLLILVKTPPENYHRRDAIRQTWGNEDYVHHYLNATIKVLFVLGQSENFSLGSDVQMKLEREDKRYGDLIQQDFLDNFYNLTYKLLLQFSWANNFCPHAKFIMPADDDIFIHTPNLIAYLQNLAQIGAQDVWIGHVHHASPPIRNKKSKYYVSYEMYPWHAYPDYTAGAGYVLSRDVAAKVYRASQTLNSSFYIDDVFMGFCANKVGIVPQNHPFFTGGGKAPYHPCIYDKMITSHGHVEDLQYFWQQITDLRVKNFSSGVWGSIYCRIVNIMLLCRLYNHNTYLCSAAFS; from the coding sequence ATGTATGTTAATTCTAGAAGAATTAGAAAATATCAGTTTGTGCACATTTTTGCCACTTGTTTTGTTCTGTGCTTCCTGTTTTTTTCGGTAGAAATTGATAGCCCTAGCTTTGCGCAATATATGAAATCTCTCTCGTACAGATTCCTCATAAATGGCTATACTTTTGTGAATGACAACCTAACTACTAGCAGATGTAACAGGGTAGCAAGGCATCGATATTTGATCAATCACGAGGAGAAATGTCAAGGGCAAGATGTTCTCCTTTTGATCCTTGTAAAGACTCCACCTGAAAACTACCACAGGAGAGATGCAATTCGACAAACATGGGGTAATGAAGACTACGTTCATCACTATCTGAATGCCACCATAAAAGTCTTATTTGTTTTAGGGCAATCAGAAAATTTTTCACTGGGAAGTGACGTTcaaatgaagctggaaagggaagACAAGAGGTATGGTGATCTGATTCAACAAGACTTTTTGGATAATTTTTACAATCTTACCTACAAATTACTGTTGCAGTTCAGCTGGGCAAACAACTTCTGCCCTCATGCCAAGTTTATCATGCCAGCCGATGATGACATATTTATCCACACGCCAAATCTTATTGCATACCTCCAAAATCTAGCACAAATTGGAGCTCAGGATGTTTGGATTGGGCACGTCCATCATGCATCACCTCCCATCAGgaataaaaaaagcaaatattatGTTTCCTATGAAATGTACCCATGGCATGCCTATCCGGACTACACAGCTGGAGCTGGGTATGTTCTATCCAGGGACGTTGCTGCTAAAGTATACCGAGCCTCACAGACTCTTAATTCAAGTTTTTACATAGATGATGTTTTCATGGGATTTTGTGCCAACAAAGTGGGGATTGTACCACAGAATCACCCCTTCTTTACCGGGGGAGGAAAGGCTCCATatcatccttgcatttatgacaaaATGATTACTTCTCATGGGCATGTAGAAGACCTTCAGTATTTTTGGCAACAGATTACAGATCTAAGAGTGAAAAACTTTTCTTCTGGAGTTTGGGGTAGTATATATTGTAGAATAGTTAATATTATGCTGCTTTGCAGATTATATAATCACAATACATATCTTTGTTCAGCTGCATTTTCCTAA